In Penicillium oxalicum strain HP7-1 chromosome I, whole genome shotgun sequence, a single window of DNA contains:
- a CDS encoding High osmolarity signaling protein sho1, with the protein MAKFRASNILGDPFALATLSISILAWLIAFISSVIADIQTKYPNYAWWAICYMFCVTVGLIITFGTDTGNVYGVAIVGYLACGLVLTSLAANNTVYASQGAMQAAGAGFILLSMVIIIWIFYFGSAPQASHRGFIDSFALNKEQPGSYRGSRPMSSAFGARPETMATSNTPQMYTSAQLNGFETSSPVSGYPGGAPGVERNSAQPPRFGGASPANAGGGAAQEGSEVPQPTEYPYRAKAIYSYDANPEDANEISFSKHEILEVSDVSGRWWQARKSSGETGIAPSNYLILL; encoded by the exons ATGGCCAAGTTTCGCGCAAGCAACATCCTCGGCGATCCGTTCGCGCTCGCGACActctccatttccatccTGGCCTGGCTGATCGCCTTCATCTCATCCGTGATTGCCGATATTCAGACCAAATACCCCAATTATGCATGGTGGGCGATTTGCTACATGTTCTGTGTGACGGTTGGCCTTATCATCACTTTCGGCACCGATACTGGCAACGTTTATGGCGTCGCG ATTGTCGGATACCTTGCTTGCGGGCTAGTTCTTACGTCCCTGGCCGCAAACAACACGGTGTATGCCAGTCAAGGTGCCATGCAGGCCGCAGGCGCAGGCTTTATCTTGCTGTCGATGGTCATT ATCATCTGGATCTTCTACTTTGGATCTGCCCCTCAGGCATCTCACCGCGGATTCATCGACTCTTTCGCCCTCAACAAGGAGCAGCCGGGATCGTACCGTGGCAGTCGTCCCATGTCCAGCGCTTTCGGTGCCCGTCCCGAGACCATGGCCACCAGCAATACCCCCCAGATGTACACGTCTGCGCAATTGAACGGATTCGAAACCTCTTCACCCGTGTCCGGGTATCCAGGTGGTGCTCCCGGCGTCGAGCGTAACTCGGCTCAGCCCCCACGATTCGGAGGGGCCAGCCCCGCCAATGCTGGTGGGGGCGCTGCCCAAGAGGGCAGCGAGGTGCCACAACCTACGGAATACCCCTACCGTGCGAAGGCCATCTATTCTTACGACGCCAATCCCGAGGATGCCAACGAGATCAGCTTCAGCAAGCATGAAATTCTCGAGGTCTCTGATGTCAGTGGCCGATGGTGGCAGGCCCGGAAGTCGAGTGGAGAGACCGGTATTGCACCCTCAAATTATCTGATCCTGTTGTGA